A single genomic interval of Phocoena sinus isolate mPhoSin1 chromosome 15, mPhoSin1.pri, whole genome shotgun sequence harbors:
- the SLX4 gene encoding structure-specific endonuclease subunit SLX4 isoform X4, whose protein sequence is MEVGPQLLLQAVRLQTAQPEGASGTLASSLRDHAGGLKRKGATAKKEPQKRRKVAKPEAPSEDLLVAMALSRSEMEQKAVPAALRLGNAFSERTRPGAALEKKSRKKKAPVTPPQLLVQDVETTGRQMEDRVAQLLEEELELSGTPPLPASRIFKEELEKSRRGLRPPGGKQNFLWEGSALTGAWALESFYTASLVPPLVPQRPTEGLTQEPMLPLELPEKPEPGVQTPLAVHGTRPVGHSPLSPAPSASQREHQALQDLLDLAGEGLSASPWPCSGGPAGSGGATGMDLSPSSLPLTGFVLPDKEKCLERSSQASAAVAALPLSFQLALGLLVADFGAMVNNPHLSDIQFQMDGGEVLYAHKFVLYARCPLLMQHVNSEGFFAIEDGDMRTQRVLLSDVSAEAARVFLRYLYAADTALTPHLAPDLSSLAHRFGVTELVHLCEQVPVPMDAEGGQQKEQEDEDCESRVETFQELLRSVWWGEEEEAEALLKSEGGEEDREKVNEAEMEEIYEFAATQRKLLQWEKAPAMEEEADQLREDGPVSGGILTSVHNKEQSENAEQMESSGQGRDEAPDKWKNMRQSMLLSPGDRGLDREENAESPEEALALPYSSSPARGQAEKQESTFLCSVDVDDEQSFSSPQAGYPEPSQMTSDRKEGNCTVWEREIESSHPPARQQAPPSHSPFFPSQPHQGRSPCRPHLRSHHTSDLSLPTPQLQGTASRVASQNSSLKPKSARSLPMSHKDPGQKDKECSSVLEHRGKGVLISPEKSPPMDLNQSEPGCLSARSQNSPSSVNREDEVILLLDSDEELELEQTKIKSGLNGPSEERKVLEVSTRSSELFSIIDLDAEQEPCQSPPGREPTLQQEVEGPLGNRGSVGGRGTPQLFCDPKISGDEDSTTDTSWLVPATPLASRSRDCSSQTQITGLRSRPSADPLAQPKPRALLENRDEPEAMSKFSVIVPQTSSSLLGPVAPGSPDSRRQVCRSPSSPHPRCHQYFSPLAPRPGSGGLADLTGQFQRHPPPAPSPGVQATASEVVEVEDSEEEQEVASRKASNIPLPDSDPLIPADNWCWHVEPLSPIPIDHLNLEWTGPLSTSSPGSRVEGALDSGDCRSPALLGTTPIRGSCTGQRKAQEKSPGAGSPGSSRLSFLNSALWEDWDGEQKPPEALPLPQTPSADGAQKLQELQTPKGGNRKKNLPPEVPITPMPRYSIMETPVLKKELDRFGVRPLPKRQMVLKLKEIFQYTHQILESDSEEESQSSQVPLEAPCSQTYTTKTSKASRAAGRTQLEAISGSLPQRSKGPAKTKGPQHQKTQPGGRVPALSTSPAKEGPPGPDGDTQLLASQESMATSVDSSDSSCSSQSSSCDFGAALESAGEDEEDEEDVSASQAAIQVAATEEAVRHYICSKPALYRKVLLYQPLELAELQAELKHQGIHVATGKLLDFLDTQCITFTTAAARKAKPERKRRQPMSKKTGVRTRGPVPRPQPQAISSL, encoded by the exons ATGGAGGTTGGCCCGCAGCTCCTGCTCCAGGCTGTGCGGCTGCAGACAGCTCAGCCCGAGGGGGCCTCTGGCACACTGGCATCAAG CCTCAGGGATCACGCTGGAGGTCTGAAGCGGAAGGGAGCCACTGCCAAGAAGGAGCCGCAGAAGAGGCGGAAGGTCGCCAAGCCCGAGGCGCCGTCCGAGGACCTGCTGGTGGCCATGGCTCTGTCCCGGTCCGAGATGGAGCAGAAGGCTGTGCCGGCGGCACTCAGGCTGGGAAACGCTTTTTCTGAGAGGACGAGACCGGGAGCAG CTCTAGAGAAGAAAAGTCGCAAGAAGAAAGCCCCCGTTACGCCCCCGCAGTTGTTAGTCCAGGACGTGGAGACCACAGGGAGACAGATGGAGGATCGCGTGGCCCAGCTCTTGGAAGAGGAGCTGGAGCTGTCTGGCACGCCACCGCTTCCTGCGAGCAGAATTTTTAAGGAAGAGCTGGAAAAGAGCAGGCGGGGTCTTCGACCACCTGGAGGAAAGCAGAACTTTCTGTGGGAGGGCAGCGCCCTGACCGGGGCCTGGGCTCTGGAATCCTTCTACACGGCCAGCCTGGTCCCTCCCCTGGTGCCCCAGCGGCCCACCGAG GGCCTCACACAGGAGCCCATGCTGCCACTGGAGCTGCCTGAGAAGCCAGAGCCTGGCGTGCAAACACCCCTTGCCGTCCATGGCACCCGCCCTGTGGGCCATAGCCCCCTGAGCCCAGCGCCCTCCGCCAGCCAGAGGGAGCATCAGGCCCTGCAGGACCTCCTGGACTTGGCAGGAGAGGGGCTGAGCGCCAGCCCGTGGCCCTGCAGTGGGGGCCCGGCCGGCTCAGGAGGGGCCACAG GAATGGACTTGTCGCCCAGCAGCCTTCCACTGACTGGGTTTGTCCTGCCAGACAAGGAGAAGTGCCTGGAGAGGAGCAGCCAGGCTTCG GCGGCAGTGGCCGCTCTCCCCCTCTCATTTCAGCTCGCCCTCGGTTTGCTGGTGGCCGACTTCGGTGCCATGGTCAACAACCCACACCTCAGCGACATCCAGTTTCAGATGGACGGTGGGGAGGTGCTTTATGCCCACAAGTTTGTGCTCTATGCCCGATGCCCACTTCTCATGCAGCAC GTAAACAGTGAAGGCTTCTTTGCAATAGAAGATGGTGACATGAGGACCCAGCGCGTTCTGCTGAGTGACGTCAGCGCTGAGGCCGCCCGGGTGTTCCTGCGTTACCTCTATGCTGCGGACACTGCCCTTACTCCCCACCTGGCCCCTGACCTGAGCTCTCTGGCCCACAG GTTTGGCGTGACTGAGCTTGTTCACCTGTGCGAACAGGTGCCCGTCCCGATGGATGCAGAGGGTGGACAGCAGAAGGAGCAGGAAGACGAGGATTGTGAAAGCAGAGTGGAGACTTTCCAAGAACTCCTGCGGTCGGTGtggtggggtgaggaggaggaagcagaggctctGCTGAAATCCGAGGGTggagaagaagacagagaaaaggtgAATGAGgcagaaatggaagaaatttatGAATTTGCAGCTACTCAGCGAAAGCTGCTCCAGTGGGAGAAAGCTCCAGCGATGGAGGAAGAAGCTGACCAGCTCAGGGAGGACGGTCCAGTTTCTGGGGGAATCCTCACAAGCGTTCACAATAAAGAACAGTCAGAAAATGCAGAGCAGATGGAATCATCTGGGCAAGGAAGAGATGAGGCCccagacaaatggaaaaacatgAGACAGTCCATGCTCCTGTCCCCCGGGGACCGGGGTTTGGACAGGGAGGAGAACGCAGAGTCCCCAGAGGAAGCACTGGCTCTTCCCTACTCTTCCAGCCCTGCCCGGGGTCAAGCAGAGAAGCAGGAAAGCACCTTTTTGTGCTCAGTTGATGTTGATGATGAACAGTCCTTTTCATCGCCTCAAGCCGGATACCCTGAACCCTCCCAGATGACAAGTGATCGCAAGGAAGGAAACTGCACCGTATGGGAAAGGGAGATAGAGAGTTCCCATCCCCCTGCTCGCCAGCAGGCACCTCCCTCACACTCACCCTTCTTCCCATCACAGCCCCATCAAGGCAGGAGTCCCTGCCGGCCACATCTTCGTTCTCATCACACCAGTGACCTGTCCCTGCCAACACCCCAGTTGCAGGGCACAGCTTCCAGGGTGGCCTCCCAGAACTCATCACTGAAGCCAAAGAGTGCCAGAAGCCTTCCCATGTCACATAAGGATCCAGGCCAGAAAGACAAGGAATGTAGTTCCGTGTTGGAACACAGAGGTAAAGGGGTCCTGATCTCCCCAGAAAAGTCACCACCCATGGATCTAAACCAGTCAGAACCTGGCTGCTTGAGTGCCAGGTCTCAGAACTCTCCATCCAGCGTGAACAGAGAAGATGAGGTTATCCTTTTATTGGATTCAGATGAAGAGCTGGAGCTGGAACAAACCAAAATAAAGTCAGGTTTGAATGGTCCCTCGGAAGAAAGGAAAGTTCTTGAAGTTAGCACCAGGTCCTCTGAGCTGTTTTCCATCATCGACCTCGATGCAGAGCAGGAACCTTGCCAAAGCCCACCAGGAAGAGAGCCCACGCTACAGCAGGAGGTGGAGGGACCGCTGGGGAACCGGGGCTCTGTCGGGGGCAGAGGGACCCCCCAACTGTTCTGCGACCCCAAGATCAGTGGCGACGAGGACAGCACGACAGATACCTCGTGGCTGGTGCCTGCCACCCCACTGGCTAGCAGAAGCCGTGACTGTTCGTCGCAGACCCAAATCACAGGCCTCAGGTCCAGGCCTTCAGCAGACCCACTGGCTCAGCCCAAGCCCAGGGCCCTGTTAGAGAACAGGGATGAACCGGAAGCCATGAGTAAGTTTTCGGTCATCGTGCCTCAGACATCATCCTCACTCCTGGGCCCTGTCGCTCCCGGAAGCCCTGACAGCAGAAGGCAGGTCTGCAGAAGCCCGTCCAGTCCCCACCCCAGATGCCACCAGTACTTTTCTCCTCTGGCTCCCCGTCCCGGCTCAGGAGGCCTCGCTGACCTCACTGGGCAGTTCCAGAGGCACCCGCCGCCTGCGCCGAGCCCAGGGGTTCAGGCCACTGCGAGTGAAGTGGTGGAGGTTGAGGACAGTGAGGAGGAGCAGGAGGTGGCCTCCCGGAAGGCGAGCAACATCCCCCTGCCGGATAGTGACCCCCTGATTCCAGCCGACAATTGGTGTTGGCACGTGGAGCCCCTCTCACCAATTCCGATCGACCACCTGAACCTCGAGTGGACCGGCCCCCTGAGCACCAGTAGCCCTGGCAGTAGGGTGGAGGGGGCCCTGGACAGCGGTGACTGCCGCTCCCCAGCACTGCTGGGCACCACCCCCATCCGAGGAAGCTGCACTGGCCAGAGGAAGGCTCAAGAGAAATCCCCTGGGGCCGGCTCCCCTGGGAGCAGCAGGCTGAGCTTTCTGAACTCAGCTCTGTGGGAGGATTGGGATGGAGAACAGAAGCCCCCAGAGGCTCTTCCTCTGCCCCAGACACCGAGCGCGGATGGAGCCCAGAAACTGCAAGAGTTACAGACACCAA AAGGTGGTAACCGGAAGAAGAACTTGCCCCCCGAAGTGCCCATAACCCCAATGCCAAGGTATTCCATCATGGAGACCCCGGTGCTGAAGAAAGAACTGGACAG GTTTGGGGTCCGCCCTCTGCCCAAACGCCAAATGGTCCTGAAACTGAAGGAGATATTCCAGTACACTCACCAGATACTGGAGTCAGACTCTGAGGAAGAGAGCCAGTCCTCACAGGTGCCCTTGGAGGCTCCTTGCAGCCAGACTTACACCACCAAGACCTCTAAGGCTTCAAGGGCAGCTGGCCGCACCCAGCTGGAGGCCATTTCTGGCTCCCTTCCCCAAAGGTCCAAGGGACCTGCTAAGACCAAGGGCCCCCAACATCAAAAGACACAGCCTGGTGGAAGGGTCCCTGCCCTGAGCACGTCACCAGCCAAGGAGGGCCCTCCAGGCCCTGATGGTGACACCCAGCTACTGGCCTCCCAGGAATCCATGGCCACCTCTGTAGACAGCAGtgacagctcctgcagctcacaAAG TTCTTCCTGTGACTTTGGAGCGGCCTTGGAGTCTGCAGGAGAAGATGAGGAGGACGAGGAGGATGTCAGTGCTTCACAGGCGGCCATCCAGGTAGCGGCCACAGAGGAGGCCGTGAGGCATTACATCTGCTCCAAGCCAGCCCTCTACCGCAAGGTCCTGCTGTACCAGCCCTTGGAGCTGGCAGAGCTACAGGCCGAGCTGAAGCATCAAGGCATCCACGTGGCCACGGGGAAGCTGCTGGACTTCCTAGACACCCAGTGCATCACCTTCACCACAGCTGCCGCCCGCAAGGCGAAGCCTGAGAGGAAGAGACGGCAGCCCATGAGCAAGAAGACGGGGGTCAGAACCCGCGGGCCtgtcccccgcccccaaccccaggccATCAGCAGCCTGTGA
- the SLX4 gene encoding structure-specific endonuclease subunit SLX4 isoform X1, with product MMDESDDDFKELCASFFQRVKKNGPKEVSGERKTQKASNNIQIRSKLKRTKPPASKSKTLQGPAERKTRSGSQVLRTQKQGAPKWPESELAPPENGEGGVHASAVLQDSAWSTQTEAAPDSRSQPPPSCLTAMVPSPSKPRAAELVLQRMQQFKRADPERLKHGSEGCSLEAALEENVPKGPQEMMAGNGSGPRLPATESDAAVALALQHEFGLERASAHNDSLEEKGLFFCQICQKNLSAMTVTRREQHVNRCLDEAEKALRPSVPQIPECPICGKPFLTPKSRISHLKQCAVKMEVGPQLLLQAVRLQTAQPEGASGTLASSLRDHAGGLKRKGATAKKEPQKRRKVAKPEAPSEDLLVAMALSRSEMEQKAVPAALRLGNAFSERTRPGAALEKKSRKKKAPVTPPQLLVQDVETTGRQMEDRVAQLLEEELELSGTPPLPASRIFKEELEKSRRGLRPPGGKQNFLWEGSALTGAWALESFYTASLVPPLVPQRPTEGLTQEPMLPLELPEKPEPGVQTPLAVHGTRPVGHSPLSPAPSASQREHQALQDLLDLAGEGLSASPWPCSGGPAGSGGATGMDLSPSSLPLTGFVLPDKEKCLERSSQASAAVAALPLSFQLALGLLVADFGAMVNNPHLSDIQFQMDGGEVLYAHKFVLYARCPLLMQHVNSEGFFAIEDGDMRTQRVLLSDVSAEAARVFLRYLYAADTALTPHLAPDLSSLAHRFGVTELVHLCEQVPVPMDAEGGQQKEQEDEDCESRVETFQELLRSVWWGEEEEAEALLKSEGGEEDREKVNEAEMEEIYEFAATQRKLLQWEKAPAMEEEADQLREDGPVSGGILTSVHNKEQSENAEQMESSGQGRDEAPDKWKNMRQSMLLSPGDRGLDREENAESPEEALALPYSSSPARGQAEKQESTFLCSVDVDDEQSFSSPQAGYPEPSQMTSDRKEGNCTVWEREIESSHPPARQQAPPSHSPFFPSQPHQGRSPCRPHLRSHHTSDLSLPTPQLQGTASRVASQNSSLKPKSARSLPMSHKDPGQKDKECSSVLEHRGKGVLISPEKSPPMDLNQSEPGCLSARSQNSPSSVNREDEVILLLDSDEELELEQTKIKSGLNGPSEERKVLEVSTRSSELFSIIDLDAEQEPCQSPPGREPTLQQEVEGPLGNRGSVGGRGTPQLFCDPKISGDEDSTTDTSWLVPATPLASRSRDCSSQTQITGLRSRPSADPLAQPKPRALLENRDEPEAMSKFSVIVPQTSSSLLGPVAPGSPDSRRQVCRSPSSPHPRCHQYFSPLAPRPGSGGLADLTGQFQRHPPPAPSPGVQATASEVVEVEDSEEEQEVASRKASNIPLPDSDPLIPADNWCWHVEPLSPIPIDHLNLEWTGPLSTSSPGSRVEGALDSGDCRSPALLGTTPIRGSCTGQRKAQEKSPGAGSPGSSRLSFLNSALWEDWDGEQKPPEALPLPQTPSADGAQKLQELQTPKGGNRKKNLPPEVPITPMPRYSIMETPVLKKELDRFGVRPLPKRQMVLKLKEIFQYTHQILESDSEEESQSSQVPLEAPCSQTYTTKTSKASRAAGRTQLEAISGSLPQRSKGPAKTKGPQHQKTQPGGRVPALSTSPAKEGPPGPDGDTQLLASQESMATSVDSSDSSCSSQSSSCDFGAALESAGEDEEDEEDVSASQAAIQVAATEEAVRHYICSKPALYRKVLLYQPLELAELQAELKHQGIHVATGKLLDFLDTQCITFTTAAARKAKPERKRRQPMSKKTGVRTRGPVPRPQPQAISSL from the exons ATGATGGATGAGTCAGACGATGACTTTAAGGAACTCTGTGCCAGCTTTTTCCAAAGGGTGAAAAAGAATGGCCCCAAGGAAGTGTCGGGGGAAAGGAAGACACAAAAGGCCTCAAACAACATCCAGATAAGAAGCAAACTGAAAAGGACCAAACCACCTGCTTCTAAGAGCAAAACCCTTCAAGGCCCTGCTGAGAGGAAAACTCGCTCTGGCAGCCAGGTCCTGCGGACTCAAAAGCAAGGAGCACCCAAGTGGCCAGAGAGTGAACTGGCTCCCCCTGAAAATGGGGAGGGAGGCGTGCATGCTTCTGCTGTGCTCCAGGACAGTGCATGGAGCACCCAGACAG AGGCCGCTCCTGACAGccgctcccagccccctccttccTGTCTGACTGCGATGGTGCCCAGTCCCTCCAAACCCCGGGCGGCAGAGCTGGTGCTACAGCGAATGCAGCAGTTCAAGAGAGCAGACCCCGAGCGTTTGAAACACGGTTCAGAAGGGTGCTCCCTAGAGGCTGCACTTGAAGAAAACGTCCCAAAGGGCCCTCAAGAGATGATGGCAGGGAACG GGTCTGGGCCCAGGCTCCCTGCCACAGAGAGCGACGCTGCAGTGGCCTTGGCCCTCCAGCATGAGTTTGGGCTAGAACGGGCATCCGCACACAACGACAGCCTGGAGGAGAAGGGGTTGTTCTTTTGCCAGATCTGTCAAAAGAACCTCTCGGCTATGACCGTGACACGGAGGGAGCAGCACGTGAACCG GTGCTTGGACGAGGCTGAAAAGGCACTGAGACCTTCTGTGCCTCAGATCCCTGAATGCCCAATTTGCGGCAAGCCATTTCTCACCCCAAAGAGCAGAATCAGTCACTTGAAACAGTGTGCGGTGAAGATGGAGGTTGGCCCGCAGCTCCTGCTCCAGGCTGTGCGGCTGCAGACAGCTCAGCCCGAGGGGGCCTCTGGCACACTGGCATCAAG CCTCAGGGATCACGCTGGAGGTCTGAAGCGGAAGGGAGCCACTGCCAAGAAGGAGCCGCAGAAGAGGCGGAAGGTCGCCAAGCCCGAGGCGCCGTCCGAGGACCTGCTGGTGGCCATGGCTCTGTCCCGGTCCGAGATGGAGCAGAAGGCTGTGCCGGCGGCACTCAGGCTGGGAAACGCTTTTTCTGAGAGGACGAGACCGGGAGCAG CTCTAGAGAAGAAAAGTCGCAAGAAGAAAGCCCCCGTTACGCCCCCGCAGTTGTTAGTCCAGGACGTGGAGACCACAGGGAGACAGATGGAGGATCGCGTGGCCCAGCTCTTGGAAGAGGAGCTGGAGCTGTCTGGCACGCCACCGCTTCCTGCGAGCAGAATTTTTAAGGAAGAGCTGGAAAAGAGCAGGCGGGGTCTTCGACCACCTGGAGGAAAGCAGAACTTTCTGTGGGAGGGCAGCGCCCTGACCGGGGCCTGGGCTCTGGAATCCTTCTACACGGCCAGCCTGGTCCCTCCCCTGGTGCCCCAGCGGCCCACCGAG GGCCTCACACAGGAGCCCATGCTGCCACTGGAGCTGCCTGAGAAGCCAGAGCCTGGCGTGCAAACACCCCTTGCCGTCCATGGCACCCGCCCTGTGGGCCATAGCCCCCTGAGCCCAGCGCCCTCCGCCAGCCAGAGGGAGCATCAGGCCCTGCAGGACCTCCTGGACTTGGCAGGAGAGGGGCTGAGCGCCAGCCCGTGGCCCTGCAGTGGGGGCCCGGCCGGCTCAGGAGGGGCCACAG GAATGGACTTGTCGCCCAGCAGCCTTCCACTGACTGGGTTTGTCCTGCCAGACAAGGAGAAGTGCCTGGAGAGGAGCAGCCAGGCTTCG GCGGCAGTGGCCGCTCTCCCCCTCTCATTTCAGCTCGCCCTCGGTTTGCTGGTGGCCGACTTCGGTGCCATGGTCAACAACCCACACCTCAGCGACATCCAGTTTCAGATGGACGGTGGGGAGGTGCTTTATGCCCACAAGTTTGTGCTCTATGCCCGATGCCCACTTCTCATGCAGCAC GTAAACAGTGAAGGCTTCTTTGCAATAGAAGATGGTGACATGAGGACCCAGCGCGTTCTGCTGAGTGACGTCAGCGCTGAGGCCGCCCGGGTGTTCCTGCGTTACCTCTATGCTGCGGACACTGCCCTTACTCCCCACCTGGCCCCTGACCTGAGCTCTCTGGCCCACAG GTTTGGCGTGACTGAGCTTGTTCACCTGTGCGAACAGGTGCCCGTCCCGATGGATGCAGAGGGTGGACAGCAGAAGGAGCAGGAAGACGAGGATTGTGAAAGCAGAGTGGAGACTTTCCAAGAACTCCTGCGGTCGGTGtggtggggtgaggaggaggaagcagaggctctGCTGAAATCCGAGGGTggagaagaagacagagaaaaggtgAATGAGgcagaaatggaagaaatttatGAATTTGCAGCTACTCAGCGAAAGCTGCTCCAGTGGGAGAAAGCTCCAGCGATGGAGGAAGAAGCTGACCAGCTCAGGGAGGACGGTCCAGTTTCTGGGGGAATCCTCACAAGCGTTCACAATAAAGAACAGTCAGAAAATGCAGAGCAGATGGAATCATCTGGGCAAGGAAGAGATGAGGCCccagacaaatggaaaaacatgAGACAGTCCATGCTCCTGTCCCCCGGGGACCGGGGTTTGGACAGGGAGGAGAACGCAGAGTCCCCAGAGGAAGCACTGGCTCTTCCCTACTCTTCCAGCCCTGCCCGGGGTCAAGCAGAGAAGCAGGAAAGCACCTTTTTGTGCTCAGTTGATGTTGATGATGAACAGTCCTTTTCATCGCCTCAAGCCGGATACCCTGAACCCTCCCAGATGACAAGTGATCGCAAGGAAGGAAACTGCACCGTATGGGAAAGGGAGATAGAGAGTTCCCATCCCCCTGCTCGCCAGCAGGCACCTCCCTCACACTCACCCTTCTTCCCATCACAGCCCCATCAAGGCAGGAGTCCCTGCCGGCCACATCTTCGTTCTCATCACACCAGTGACCTGTCCCTGCCAACACCCCAGTTGCAGGGCACAGCTTCCAGGGTGGCCTCCCAGAACTCATCACTGAAGCCAAAGAGTGCCAGAAGCCTTCCCATGTCACATAAGGATCCAGGCCAGAAAGACAAGGAATGTAGTTCCGTGTTGGAACACAGAGGTAAAGGGGTCCTGATCTCCCCAGAAAAGTCACCACCCATGGATCTAAACCAGTCAGAACCTGGCTGCTTGAGTGCCAGGTCTCAGAACTCTCCATCCAGCGTGAACAGAGAAGATGAGGTTATCCTTTTATTGGATTCAGATGAAGAGCTGGAGCTGGAACAAACCAAAATAAAGTCAGGTTTGAATGGTCCCTCGGAAGAAAGGAAAGTTCTTGAAGTTAGCACCAGGTCCTCTGAGCTGTTTTCCATCATCGACCTCGATGCAGAGCAGGAACCTTGCCAAAGCCCACCAGGAAGAGAGCCCACGCTACAGCAGGAGGTGGAGGGACCGCTGGGGAACCGGGGCTCTGTCGGGGGCAGAGGGACCCCCCAACTGTTCTGCGACCCCAAGATCAGTGGCGACGAGGACAGCACGACAGATACCTCGTGGCTGGTGCCTGCCACCCCACTGGCTAGCAGAAGCCGTGACTGTTCGTCGCAGACCCAAATCACAGGCCTCAGGTCCAGGCCTTCAGCAGACCCACTGGCTCAGCCCAAGCCCAGGGCCCTGTTAGAGAACAGGGATGAACCGGAAGCCATGAGTAAGTTTTCGGTCATCGTGCCTCAGACATCATCCTCACTCCTGGGCCCTGTCGCTCCCGGAAGCCCTGACAGCAGAAGGCAGGTCTGCAGAAGCCCGTCCAGTCCCCACCCCAGATGCCACCAGTACTTTTCTCCTCTGGCTCCCCGTCCCGGCTCAGGAGGCCTCGCTGACCTCACTGGGCAGTTCCAGAGGCACCCGCCGCCTGCGCCGAGCCCAGGGGTTCAGGCCACTGCGAGTGAAGTGGTGGAGGTTGAGGACAGTGAGGAGGAGCAGGAGGTGGCCTCCCGGAAGGCGAGCAACATCCCCCTGCCGGATAGTGACCCCCTGATTCCAGCCGACAATTGGTGTTGGCACGTGGAGCCCCTCTCACCAATTCCGATCGACCACCTGAACCTCGAGTGGACCGGCCCCCTGAGCACCAGTAGCCCTGGCAGTAGGGTGGAGGGGGCCCTGGACAGCGGTGACTGCCGCTCCCCAGCACTGCTGGGCACCACCCCCATCCGAGGAAGCTGCACTGGCCAGAGGAAGGCTCAAGAGAAATCCCCTGGGGCCGGCTCCCCTGGGAGCAGCAGGCTGAGCTTTCTGAACTCAGCTCTGTGGGAGGATTGGGATGGAGAACAGAAGCCCCCAGAGGCTCTTCCTCTGCCCCAGACACCGAGCGCGGATGGAGCCCAGAAACTGCAAGAGTTACAGACACCAA AAGGTGGTAACCGGAAGAAGAACTTGCCCCCCGAAGTGCCCATAACCCCAATGCCAAGGTATTCCATCATGGAGACCCCGGTGCTGAAGAAAGAACTGGACAG GTTTGGGGTCCGCCCTCTGCCCAAACGCCAAATGGTCCTGAAACTGAAGGAGATATTCCAGTACACTCACCAGATACTGGAGTCAGACTCTGAGGAAGAGAGCCAGTCCTCACAGGTGCCCTTGGAGGCTCCTTGCAGCCAGACTTACACCACCAAGACCTCTAAGGCTTCAAGGGCAGCTGGCCGCACCCAGCTGGAGGCCATTTCTGGCTCCCTTCCCCAAAGGTCCAAGGGACCTGCTAAGACCAAGGGCCCCCAACATCAAAAGACACAGCCTGGTGGAAGGGTCCCTGCCCTGAGCACGTCACCAGCCAAGGAGGGCCCTCCAGGCCCTGATGGTGACACCCAGCTACTGGCCTCCCAGGAATCCATGGCCACCTCTGTAGACAGCAGtgacagctcctgcagctcacaAAG TTCTTCCTGTGACTTTGGAGCGGCCTTGGAGTCTGCAGGAGAAGATGAGGAGGACGAGGAGGATGTCAGTGCTTCACAGGCGGCCATCCAGGTAGCGGCCACAGAGGAGGCCGTGAGGCATTACATCTGCTCCAAGCCAGCCCTCTACCGCAAGGTCCTGCTGTACCAGCCCTTGGAGCTGGCAGAGCTACAGGCCGAGCTGAAGCATCAAGGCATCCACGTGGCCACGGGGAAGCTGCTGGACTTCCTAGACACCCAGTGCATCACCTTCACCACAGCTGCCGCCCGCAAGGCGAAGCCTGAGAGGAAGAGACGGCAGCCCATGAGCAAGAAGACGGGGGTCAGAACCCGCGGGCCtgtcccccgcccccaaccccaggccATCAGCAGCCTGTGA